A stretch of Triticum aestivum cultivar Chinese Spring chromosome 1D, IWGSC CS RefSeq v2.1, whole genome shotgun sequence DNA encodes these proteins:
- the LOC123182175 gene encoding glucan endo-1,3-beta-glucosidase 14 produces MRARDDAPMERRMIAAGRRFFDSSSSLLLLCLLLSLLSANNGIVSAATAPLKFGINYGQIANNLPHPAQVSGLLRSLNVNRVKLYDADPAVLTAFAGTGVEFTISNGDLLNMSDARNARAWVAQNVQPFLPDTRITCVILGNEVLSGTDASAMQSLLPAMQAVHQALVDLGLDDQVNVSTSQSVNVLASSYPPSAGTFREDLAQYMRPLLDFLAELGSPFLINAYPFFAYKASPGSVSLPYVLFEPNPGAHDPGTNLTYDNMLYAQIDAVYAAMEAMGHKDIAVRISETGWPSAGDADEVGATVQNAATYNGNLMKRVAAGQGTPLRPDVPVDVLVFALFNENMKQGQASERNYGLFYPNGTSVYDLGFGGASFGPSSPTASGFSSSSKPTISFPVGVVVLFAAFLL; encoded by the exons ATGCGAGCAAGGGACGACGCGCCAATGGAGAGGAGGATGATCGCTGCCGGCCGTCGCTTCTTcgactcgtcttcttccttgctTCTGCTCTGCCTCCTGCTCTCGCTCCTCTCAG CCAACAATGGCATTGTATCGGCGGCGACGGCGCCACTCAAGTTCGGCATCAACTACGGCCAAATAGCGAACAACCTCCCGCACCCGGCGCAGGTGTCCGGCCTCCTCCGGTCGCTCAACGTCAACAGGGTCAAGCTCTACGACGCCGACCCGGCCGTCCTCACGGCCTTCGCCGGCACAGGCGTCGAGTTCACCATCAGCAACGGGGACCTCCTCAACATGTCCGACGCCCGCAACGCGCGCGCCTGGGTGGCGCAGAACGTCCAGCCCTTCCTCCCGGACACCCGCATCACCTGCGTCATCCTCGGCAACGAGGTGCTCTCCGGCACCGACGCGTCCGCCATGCAGAGCCTCCTCCCCGCCATGCAGGCCGTGCACCAGGCGCTGGTGGACCTGGGCCTCGACGACCAGGTGAACGTGTCGACGTCCCAGTCCGTCAACGTGCTCGCCAGCAGCTACCCGCCGTCGGCCGGCACGTTCCGGGAGGACCTCGCGCAGTACATGCGGCCGCTGCTGGACTTTCTCGCCGAGCTCGGCTCGCCGTTCCTGATCAACGCGTACCCGTTCTTCGCCTACAAGGCCAGCCCCGGGAGCGTGTCGCTGCCGTACGTGCTGTTCGAGCCCAACCCCGGCGCGCACGACCCCGGCACCAACCTCACCTACGACAACATGCTCTACGCCCAGATCGACGCCGTCTAcgcggccatggaggccatggGGCACAAGGACATCGCCGTGAGGATCTCCGAGACCGGGTGGCCGTCCGCCGGGGACGCCGACGAGGTGGGCGCCACCGTGCAGAACGCCGCCACGTACAACGGGAACCTGATGAAGCGGGTCGCGGCGGGCCAGGGGACGCCGCTGAGGCCGGATGTGCCCGTGGACGTGCTCGTCTTCGCCCTGTTCAACGAGAACATGAAGCAGGGGCAGGCGTCCGAGAGGAACTACGGGCTGTTCTACCCCAACGGCACGTCGGTGTACGACCTCGGGTTCGGCGGGGCGTCGTTCGGCCCGTCGTCGCCGACGGCGTcggggttttcctcttcttccaAGCCGACG ATATCTTTTCCGGTGGGGGTGGTTGTCCTGTTTGCAGCATTTCTCTTGTAA